The DNA sequence gtgtcaGTTTTactatatcatcatcatcatcatcataattagaaaaccaaatttttttacTCAACTCATCTTTAAAGCTGGTGAGCAAGTGAGTCAAACATAGTGAAGAACGAGTCATGTTTCTTTTTCACTACATGTAATATACATAAATCTCAATGAGCATGTTCCTTTTAATACATTTAATATTAATCAATCAAAAGTCAATGCAAGACAATGTTACATGGGCATTATATATCAATTTCTAGATATATATGTCATGACACTCAGTTTTCACATTGAAAAAACAGAGTAGTTGCATGTGCATATGTATCGTTTTCTAGATATATATGTCATGACACTCCATCTAAACACATGATATCTTCTCTTTCTtatattttccaaatttatgTCTCTTACGTATAGGAAGGTTCTTCAAGACTTTTTCTTGTGACTTCAGTCGAGGAGAAAAGAGTGAAACATGATGTAACAAACAATAGATAAAAGATACGTGGACAAAGTGAAAGGGTCATAACTTGGTGGTTTTTGTATGACTCTAACAAAATTatgaattaaggaaaaataagaTTGACCAAGACAGAGTCAAGGCATTTCTAAGCCTGGGTGAGTCTTCAAGACTCTTGAATaggttttatgatttttttggctCGATTTTGGTCACTCGTCTGAGTCAAAACCTTATTTTCCatctatgatatatatatatatatatatatagagagagagagagagagagagagagagagagagagagagagagagagatgcatctTGTAATCACCAAAATGGTGAATTGAGAAGTTGTAACTATTTTTTGATTggtctttgtatttttttcctcaaaaattTCTCCCCCCTTCTCTACCTAATAGCTTATGCGTTTAGATTGGATGTGTTCTCAAAGTCCCATATGTCTAACATCATGTATAATTAGTCAGACATACTTTAGGTGTTTTTACTTATTGGTTGGGGCCTCCATCTAATAGTTCAAACTTCTATACTGAAATCTAAATAAATAGTTCCTTGTCCGGGAACGCACCCTGTGCCAGCATTCTTGTGTCTATCTCAACAAGGGGCATAAatgttagtgtgtgtgtgtgtgagagatagagagagaggaatgtTTGCATAAGCTAGGCTTTCGGACAGAGTTCTTCTTATTTGGATTTTAATATgctattattcaaaaaaaaaatgacattccTTTCCCAACAAACCATTTATAATTCCTGAATGGGTTTTCTAATGACAACCCCTTaatgtgtcaaataatttataaaaccttaatttctttttcccttttaatatgAACACAACCTTTTTTCAATGTAGgtaaatattttcatttcacatatgtactaaaaaaaaaaaatgtacaagacAATCACACTTTTTAATAATAATGTAAGGACCGACTTTCATGAGGCCAAGGTTAATCCATTCCTTGTGGTGCATCACGACCACATATAATAAGGGGGAGAAAGGGGGGTCACGTTTGGGCCGTCCCATAATTCAGCCACCCGTGTATGAAAACTTTATCCATAATATAATGATGGActgagttttcctaaggccaaaTGGGAATCCATTCACCCCCGCTCGTCGACATGGTACAATAGTGGGGagagatatgagagagagagggggggtcACATCAGGACCctcccattgttcaaccactcgtgaaggaaaactttgtcctataATAATACATTGCGCTCACATTACTTTTGAAAATTCTCTTATACATGAGCTTTGTCCTAAATTTTCAGATTTAAGATAGGCAATTTAAACAACGTGTTAAGTTTTAAATACATATACACATGCCATTTAGGCATTgtcttttataaaaaaaaactatggtaCAAAGTTTTTTGTTCGAGAGCGACCCTATGCCGCAGACACTAGGGGCATGTAATGACCACTGTGCCCCTACTAGGGGGCGTGCCCTTGTGTTTGGGCACAGGGATTGCTCTCGGACAGAAAACATTTGGTCAACTTTTATTTACATAGAAAATATAACTTTTGGGAAAAGAGTTGAAGGTCAATCGaatgaaaagttaaaaattaCAAATGCACCTGTCATTCAAGGAGACTTGATCGCATGGCCTCCACCCAAGGGTAGGGGAAGCATTTCATGGCACCTTGTGAGAGGGCGTAGGGGGCACAACTAGCAATCTTTCTCGCTTTACCTAGCTACATTCCTCCCTCTTCCCTTCATGGGTTccactagttttttttttggtagaaatgggTTCCACTAGTTCAACATATGGATTTGTATGGTACATGCATGGTTTGAAGTATCGGTATCAAATCGCCTATATCAATTAATACCAACTGATATTGTGCTGATATTGTATCAGTGATACAGTACAGACCAAGTtaaaaagtgtataaaaatcctattttttaGAAAAGGCATGGAAAAATTTTCGATATAGGCCGATACATATTAGTATCATATCTATTTTAAAGATGATCGATACCCAATCCAATACCATCGAAAACATCCTTTGAAGTGAGTGCAGTAATACAGTGAGCATTGATGAGTAAGACAACCTCGAGATACATGTCCGAATGCTCTCGACCATCTGATACTTATCGTATCACCACACTCATTGCGGAGAATAACCGCTCCCAATACCAAGCACTAAAACCAATGCATGGGTTCATGAGGGGACCAAAAGAGAGGTCCTAGAGCATCGGTGAGCCCTCCACATAGAGTCCACCTAGAAAGATCCTTACATCAGgaaatctcttttttatttagtaGGAACCTAGAAAAGTGGAAAACTTGCCATCAAATGAACAGACATACCAAAGGCATTCTGCAGAAAACTAGGCGTCAAAATATCTGTTGGATTACCATTTTCCATATAAAAACCTCCATTGAACCGTTCCACGTTAACTTTTCATGGTTTCCTTCAAGCAAAACGTGCGTTCCTTACACATTAGTTTGTCTTCGTTTGGTCAGTTCTGCGCACGTCGAGTTTGAagtttttgaactttgaatccttcttcttctactactTAACATCTCATCCTCCTCTTCATCCTCCTCTTGGGTTTCTCTTCCACAATCTCAATTACAAGCCATAGCTTTGGTTTTCAGAGATGACGGTTGGTCACCACCTTGAAGTGAAGGTACAGGGCATCAAGGTAAAACCCAGAGTGATAGACACAGAAATCGCTTTAAGGGCTGGAATAGAAGATCTCTGGTCATTCATTGGCAAAGGTACAGGTTCAAAGTATGTGGTGGGTTTAGATATCGAATGCACAACAGTTGAATCAACAAGAAAAGTTTCAATCTTGAAATTAGCTTCCGGGAATTTCTGTCTCATCATAAGGCTTCTTAATTTAGGTACAATCCCTCAATTCCTCTTCAATTTTCTTCGTATTCCTGATATTTCCTTTGTGGGTGTTGGAATCAAAGAGAATTTTGATTTGCTTGAGAGGGATTATGGG is a window from the Macadamia integrifolia cultivar HAES 741 chromosome 5, SCU_Mint_v3, whole genome shotgun sequence genome containing:
- the LOC122080111 gene encoding uncharacterized protein LOC122080111, whose product is MTVGHHLEVKVQGIKVKPRVIDTEIALRAGIEDLWSFIGKGTGSKYVVGLDIECTTVESTRKVSILKLASGNFCLIIRLLNLGTIPQFLFNFLRIPDISFVGVGIKENFDLLERDYGLQCRNMVDLKTLAASVLDDRRLVGYGLVDLAYHVIPLQVMKKPASVLLSDWKGENLTMEEIEFATIDAYISYKIGNKLLGGL